The genomic interval CGATAGGCAGATAACCTGCCAAGATGCTAGCCAAAGGCCATCTGTCACACTACAAGGATGAGTTTCGTGCCTTCCGCCAAGACCCACAACGCGTTGAGTCGTCAATGGGAGCTGCTCCAACAGCTACCCAAGCGCCCTCCTGGCATCACTGTGACTGAACTGCATACCCGCCTGGTGGCCGCCGGCTACGCCATCAGCCGGCGCAGCGTAGAGCGCGACCTGCATGACCTTTCGCTGGTGTTCCCGTTGCAGTGCAACGATGCGGGCACACCATTTGGTTGGTACTGGAAGCCGGGCGTAAGCGTCGAATTGCAGGGCATTACTTTGACCGAGGCCGTGAGTCTTGTCCTGGTGGAGGATGCTGTTCGTCCTCTGCTGCCGGGCAGCATGTTGAGCGTGCTGGAACCGCGCTTCGAGCACGCTCGGCAAAAGCTCAGAGGTCTCGAAGAGGGTAACCCCGCCGCTCGCTGGCCCGACAAGGTCGCCAGTGTCCGACCGGATTTCAATCTGCGAGCGCCCGAGATCCAGGCAGAAACCCTGGAAGCACTGCAGCAGGCGCTGATCAGCGAGCAGCAAGTGCATTGTCAGTACTACTCGGCGCATAGCGACAAGTTGAGCGAGTTGACCCTCAACCCGCTGGCCATTGTCCAGCGCGGGCTAATCACCTACCTGATTGCGACCGCTCTGCCTTATACCGACGTCCGCCAGTTTGCCGTGCATCGTTTTTGCACAGCGACGGTGCTTGACTCGGCCTGTCAGGGCTTGGGCGAGTTCGAGTTGCAGGCTTACCTCGCCACCGACGCCTTGCAGTTCGGAAAGCCCGAGAAAATCCGCTTCAAGGCCTGGGTCAGTGAATACCAGGCACGACTGATTCGAGAGACGCCATTGAGCACGGATATGCGCCTGGAACCACTGGAGCAAGGCTTCCAGCTCCAGGCAACGGTGACCAATAGCTGGCAACTGCACTGGTGGATCCTGTCGCTGGGCGACTCGCTGGTGGTGCAAGAGCCGCCGGCGCTGCGCCAACAGGTCAGCGATACCTTGCGCCGCGCCGCTGCGGCGTATGAGCCTGACACCTGTCACTGTGATCAAACTACGTACTTGCTGAAGTAGAACGACATGCTAACGCCATCCACATTGACCGACATCGCCAACAACCTGCGCGATCTGGCCAGCTTCGTTGAACGCACAGCGATCGAAAGTCGCCGTGAGGTCAGCCTTTCCTTCAGCCAGATCCGCAGCGGCTATCCTGCCGAGGCGTTGGCGACGCTGAAGGCCTGGTCTGCCACCAAGGCGCGCTACATCTATCAGTTCTCAGTGCAGGACGATGTATGCGAAGCGCTCCACGGTGCCTTTGAGGTCGCCAAGCAAACCCGGAAAAACGATCGGGCCTACTGTCGCTTGAACCCTGCATCTCCCCTGTTGTATGTCGGGAGTTCCTCTGACCTGGATTCGCGGATCAAACAACACCTGGGCTTCGGCACCAAGGGCACCTACGCCATGCAGCTTTGTCACTGGCTGCCTGCGCAGGAGGGAACAGTGCACATCCAGGTGTGGCGATTCGGCAAAGAGATCGAAGGTAACGTCGTCCAGGCGATAGAGGATGGCTTGTGGGCCGCGAACAGACCTATGTTCGGCAGACAGGGCGCTCGCTGACGACCCGCAACGCCCGCTACGGGTTTGCCTGGGCCAGCAACTGCGGCAGTAGTTCTGCCGCCTTGCCGGCGAGACTGAACGCCCTGTCGCCCTGGACCGATGTTCGCTGCAGGTTGATATGCACCACGACGGCGCCGTTATCGCTGGCGATCCCGGGAATTTGTGCAGCCGGTTGCACCAGCCCCGACGTCCCAACCAGCAGCAGCAGGTCACACACTGTGGCCGCTGCCAGGGCGGCGCGCCAGGCCTGCTGCGGTAGGGTCTCACCAAACCAGACCACGTCTGGACGAATCCTGCCGTTGCAATGCCGACAGCGAGGTGGTTCGATCCTACGACCGCCCTCAGGCTCATTGACCTGTCCAGCGATCACCTCATGGGGCCTGGCACAGGCAAAGCAGCGCGGCGAGTGGAGACTGCCGTGCAGATGAATCACCCCATGACTACCGGCACGCTCATGCAGATCGTTGACATTCTGGGTAATGACGGTGAACCTCGTGACCCGCCGGGCGAGCTGAGCTCGGCAATCGCCAGATGGGCAGAGTTCGGTTTGGCGGCGAGTACCATTGCACGTCGCCATTCATACCACCCCCATACCAACGCAGGATCCATGCGAAAGGCATTGGCAGTAGCCAAAGCAGCCGGGGCGAATAATGCCCATAAACCGTTTAAGGCATCGCAAAATGTTGGGGTGCCACTTTCTGCCGAGACACCCGCGCCTGTGAACACCACCACATGACGTGCGCCATGTAAACGTGCCCCAAGAAATTCAATCATAAGCCGTCCTTATCTCCGCAACCTTGCATACCACTCGGCCAGTATTCGGTCGATTGCGCTAGCCGGTTGCAAGGTCAACGATTCATGTCCACAACGCTCACATCTCTCACACCAGTCCGTGGGGTTTAAGACATCACTCAGTGGCGCGACCGTCTTCTTCCAGCCACATTCGCAGCATATAAATGTGAACGGTCTCGGCCTTACAGGCATAATCGGGCTCCTCAATTACGCTTAAATTGGAATAAAAGTCACAACTTTCACACCACAGGAAGCAAAGCCTTCAAGATCTCCACCTGGCGCTGTAGTTGTTCTATATGCGCCTTCTCCGCTCGTAGGGCTGATCTGAGCTCGCGGTTTTCCTCGATGTGCCAATAGGCACGCTGCCGATGCTCCTGCAGTGAAATCCGCCAGTGATTAAGCAGACGCGAGGTTTTAGTATGCTGCAAGTACTGAAATGAGAGCATAATCAAGATCAGACTTTGCAGCGCCAACATGCTCCAAATCCCAATGATCATGTCTTTAACCCTCGAACAACGCAGATTCGGCTGCCTGACGGTACCAGTACGCAGCCTGCTCAAAGTCTGGAGCATGGCCCTTTGCCCTTGTTTCATACAACCGCCCTAGCGCTCTGCCCGCACAACTGATACCACGCTCATAAGCGTGTTCGTAATAGCAGGCCGCAAGGTCGTGATTAACGGCCATTCCTCGACCGTGCCAGGCTTGCTCACCAAGATTGAACGCCGCCTCACCTGAACCCA from Pseudomonas fortuita carries:
- a CDS encoding GIY-YIG nuclease family protein; amino-acid sequence: MLTPSTLTDIANNLRDLASFVERTAIESRREVSLSFSQIRSGYPAEALATLKAWSATKARYIYQFSVQDDVCEALHGAFEVAKQTRKNDRAYCRLNPASPLLYVGSSSDLDSRIKQHLGFGTKGTYAMQLCHWLPAQEGTVHIQVWRFGKEIEGNVVQAIEDGLWAANRPMFGRQGAR
- a CDS encoding helix-turn-helix transcriptional regulator, whose amino-acid sequence is MPSAKTHNALSRQWELLQQLPKRPPGITVTELHTRLVAAGYAISRRSVERDLHDLSLVFPLQCNDAGTPFGWYWKPGVSVELQGITLTEAVSLVLVEDAVRPLLPGSMLSVLEPRFEHARQKLRGLEEGNPAARWPDKVASVRPDFNLRAPEIQAETLEALQQALISEQQVHCQYYSAHSDKLSELTLNPLAIVQRGLITYLIATALPYTDVRQFAVHRFCTATVLDSACQGLGEFELQAYLATDALQFGKPEKIRFKAWVSEYQARLIRETPLSTDMRLEPLEQGFQLQATVTNSWQLHWWILSLGDSLVVQEPPALRQQVSDTLRRAAAAYEPDTCHCDQTTYLLK